In a genomic window of Candidatus Bathyarchaeota archaeon:
- a CDS encoding 50S ribosomal protein L15, with the protein MPHKLRKIRKFRGTRTIGYGRIGQHRDSGSKGNRKVGRHKHLWSKIVTSEPNYFGKHGFTSPQSLHRTVKVINLSKLDQMAQGKSINLTELGYTKLLGTGKLTKPLTIEVEAFSKSAAEKVKAVGGEIKSSQANGE; encoded by the coding sequence ATGCCACATAAACTTAGAAAAATTAGGAAATTCAGAGGCACACGTACAATAGGTTACGGAAGAATCGGTCAACACCGAGACAGCGGCAGTAAGGGTAACCGAAAAGTCGGACGCCACAAACACTTATGGAGCAAAATTGTAACCAGTGAACCCAATTACTTCGGGAAACATGGTTTCACGTCACCTCAAAGTCTCCATCGTACAGTAAAAGTAATCAACCTGAGCAAACTTGACCAAATGGCACAAGGCAAAAGCATCAACCTAACCGAACTCGGTTACACCAAGCTTTTAGGCACAGGTAAACTCACCAAACCCTTAACCATAGAAGTTGAGGCTTTCTCTAAATCTGCAGCTGAAAAGGTTAAAGCTGTAGGTGGAGAAATTAAGAGTTCGCAAGCTAACGGAGAGTAA
- the secY gene encoding preprotein translocase subunit SecY, translated as MAGRFLSLFKPIGRVLPEIKKPERKVSFNEKIFWTALVLVVFLVMTEIPLYGIEQSAQDNFGALRVIFASNQGTLMELGIGPIVTAGLILQLLAGSGIIQCDMSKPEDRGLFTSASKVFTIVLTGVQAGAYILSGMYGSISGPVSLIIFLQLIAAGIVVMLMDELVQKGWGLGSGISLFIMAGVAQTILWSTFSPPTGLFVGGLQSYLDGQRSLMDWVFGDISGYYPSLIGLIATIAVFLVVIYLQGVRIELPMSYAGYKGFRSRYPIKLMYVSNLPVIFASALFANVYFFAQLLWSQFGRPEPGTNLFFQIFGDFSYNATSNNVSPVGGLAYFVTAPRNIQGVALDPLRAVIYLVVIVIFCAIFSLIWLEVGGLGPKKVAQQLMDSGMQIPGYRRSGRPIEAILKRYIPVVTVLGGILVGVIAGFSDFLGVYGSGTGILLSVGIVYQYYELLMRERAAEMFPAFRRILGE; from the coding sequence ATGGCCGGAAGATTCCTCAGCCTCTTCAAACCAATAGGCCGAGTTTTACCTGAAATTAAAAAGCCTGAACGCAAAGTAAGCTTTAACGAAAAAATCTTCTGGACTGCTCTTGTCCTAGTTGTTTTCTTGGTTATGACTGAAATCCCACTCTATGGGATTGAGCAGTCTGCCCAAGATAACTTTGGGGCCCTACGTGTCATCTTTGCCTCTAACCAGGGCACCCTCATGGAGCTAGGCATTGGGCCTATCGTCACGGCGGGTTTAATTCTCCAGTTACTCGCAGGCTCCGGCATCATTCAATGTGATATGTCAAAACCTGAAGACAGAGGTCTCTTTACCTCAGCAAGCAAAGTCTTCACAATCGTCTTAACCGGTGTCCAAGCAGGTGCCTACATCCTTAGCGGCATGTATGGAAGCATTTCTGGACCCGTATCGCTGATAATATTCTTGCAGTTGATAGCCGCAGGCATAGTTGTTATGTTAATGGATGAACTTGTCCAGAAAGGCTGGGGCCTAGGCAGTGGAATCAGCCTCTTCATCATGGCAGGTGTCGCCCAAACAATCCTCTGGTCAACCTTCTCGCCACCCACAGGCCTATTCGTCGGCGGATTACAAAGCTACCTTGATGGTCAACGTTCCCTTATGGACTGGGTGTTCGGTGACATATCCGGATATTACCCCTCACTAATCGGCCTAATCGCAACCATCGCAGTCTTCCTAGTAGTAATCTACCTACAGGGCGTTAGAATTGAGCTACCCATGAGCTATGCAGGCTACAAAGGCTTCCGCAGCAGATACCCAATCAAACTCATGTACGTCAGCAACCTGCCAGTCATCTTCGCTTCCGCGCTGTTCGCAAACGTTTACTTCTTTGCGCAACTGCTCTGGAGCCAATTCGGCAGACCGGAACCCGGCACGAATCTGTTCTTCCAGATATTTGGTGACTTCAGTTACAACGCTACTAGCAATAACGTCTCGCCCGTAGGCGGACTAGCATACTTCGTCACTGCCCCGCGCAACATTCAAGGCGTCGCCCTAGACCCACTACGCGCTGTCATCTACCTCGTCGTCATAGTGATCTTCTGCGCCATATTCTCGCTCATCTGGCTGGAAGTCGGCGGTTTAGGACCCAAGAAAGTCGCCCAACAACTCATGGACAGCGGCATGCAAATCCCAGGCTACAGACGCAGCGGACGACCCATCGAAGCCATACTCAAACGCTACATCCCCGTCGTTACAGTGCTTGGCGGTATACTCGTCGGTGTCATAGCTGGATTCTCCGACTTCCTAGGCGTATACGGTTCAGGAACAGGCATCTTGCTTTCCGTCGGCATCGTGTATCAATACTACGAGTTGCTGATGAGGGAGCGCGCCGCAGAAATGTTCCCCGCATTCAGAAGAATCCTAGGCGAATAG
- a CDS encoding EMC3/TMCO1 family protein: protein MKKIVALLVFAMVMLSAVALAIGPVTGQGALSFQASIIGQSAGVSEATTYTVTISNNGQANLGDAKLSIPAGYTNVKNVVITQQPASQNWNITIQNDAILMVGSGDGLPPGQQLVFTFEALNPQVAGSYSWTLGGNQTTSSAGLNSPEYTTNITSNLEITSMTAAIIVLFIAAGIAALNTVINRLLIGYFVGWEQYRVMQKEMAEYRTETMAAARANDKKQMEKLKKRQSQINAMQQKMLKPQMVQFGISFLYLFVWFLVLTPTFGSTSMAYIPGFGPVPVFYWYPICSLFLGLLAQRLIGVMPIEQR, encoded by the coding sequence TTGAAGAAAATTGTTGCTCTATTGGTATTCGCGATGGTGATGCTTTCAGCAGTTGCCTTAGCCATTGGACCAGTAACTGGGCAGGGCGCGCTAAGTTTCCAAGCATCCATAATTGGTCAAAGCGCAGGAGTTTCAGAAGCTACCACATACACTGTTACCATCAGCAACAATGGGCAAGCTAATCTTGGCGACGCAAAACTCTCCATACCAGCCGGGTACACTAACGTAAAAAATGTAGTCATCACTCAACAACCTGCGTCGCAAAACTGGAATATAACCATCCAAAATGACGCCATCTTAATGGTTGGTTCAGGCGATGGGTTACCTCCAGGGCAACAACTCGTATTTACTTTTGAAGCCTTAAACCCTCAAGTGGCTGGAAGCTACTCTTGGACTTTAGGCGGCAATCAAACCACCAGTTCAGCTGGTCTTAACTCGCCCGAATATACCACAAACATAACCTCTAACCTTGAAATCACCTCCATGACGGCGGCGATAATCGTTTTATTCATAGCTGCAGGCATTGCTGCGTTGAACACCGTAATTAACCGGTTATTGATTGGTTACTTTGTCGGTTGGGAACAGTACCGTGTTATGCAAAAAGAAATGGCTGAATACCGCACTGAAACCATGGCGGCAGCAAGAGCCAACGACAAGAAACAAATGGAGAAACTCAAGAAACGCCAATCCCAAATCAACGCGATGCAACAGAAAATGCTTAAACCTCAAATGGTGCAATTCGGTATTTCCTTCCTATACCTCTTCGTCTGGTTCTTGGTGTTGACACCAACCTTCGGCAGTACCTCAATGGCGTACATCCCCGGATTTGGTCCAGTTCCAGTCTTCTACTGGTATCCAATATGCTCATTGTTCTTAGGGTTACTTGCACAACGTCTCATCGGCGTGATGCCTATCGAGCAGCGATAA
- a CDS encoding cytidylate kinase family protein, with translation MEKQNLPCKKTVICISGMAGTGKSTLSKRLAQKYNLAYYSGGDALKALAQAEGYNASVEGWWESPEGLKFLGERVNNPKFDKAVDDKLLEYASQGNVLLDSWTMPWLLKGGSFKIWLLASLEKRAARVAQRDKMTVEEAFKVLKEKEAHTKTIYKNLYGFVLDEDFEPFDLVLDTDNLTANDVFETLCRVIDNVLFSSQTV, from the coding sequence GTGGAAAAGCAAAATCTCCCCTGCAAAAAAACAGTAATCTGCATATCGGGCATGGCGGGAACTGGCAAAAGCACTCTCTCCAAGCGGCTTGCCCAAAAATATAACTTAGCCTACTATTCAGGTGGTGACGCACTCAAGGCTTTAGCTCAAGCCGAAGGCTACAACGCTTCCGTTGAAGGCTGGTGGGAGAGCCCTGAAGGCTTAAAGTTTCTCGGCGAAAGAGTCAACAACCCCAAATTTGACAAGGCAGTGGACGATAAACTCTTAGAATACGCCTCACAAGGTAACGTTCTTCTTGATAGTTGGACTATGCCTTGGCTGCTTAAAGGTGGCAGTTTTAAAATTTGGTTGCTGGCTTCATTGGAGAAACGTGCAGCGCGGGTGGCTCAACGAGACAAGATGACTGTTGAGGAAGCCTTTAAGGTGCTGAAAGAAAAAGAAGCCCACACAAAAACTATCTACAAGAACCTCTATGGCTTTGTTTTGGATGAGGATTTTGAGCCGTTTGATTTGGTTTTAGATACTGATAATTTGACGGCAAATGACGTTTTTGAGACTCTGTGTCGCGTGATTGATAACGTGCTTTTTTCGAGTCAAACCGTTTAG
- a CDS encoding glycosyltransferase family 2 protein — protein sequence MIIQILTGFFVFSASIISLYLIRHYLFTITVLRRAKNSKSSANKSTLSFQPTVTVLIPAHNEEKVVSKLLQNMAQLIYPKEKLDILLINDGSTDDTGIIADQYAKKYSFIRVLHRNGKDSAKGKAAAMNAGLKQSSGEIVLCFDADYLPHPDLVSRLVEKFSDPKVGAVQGRPVVLNEPQNLVTRLVTLERIGGYRVDEEARDVLGLVPQFGGTVGGFRRSALEGFGGFDESMLTEDTDLTFHLYREGYKIRYVADAECYEEAVDSWSAYWRQRHRWAKGHMQVCFKHAFKVLSSKKMKLKEKIDGILILHIYFLPLLTVLSFLIGGLLILNGSQVTGLLWFVVPIALYSFVGNFAPFFEVGIGAYLDERKRIQWLTPFMIFSFFYNTLICTKAFLDLLSDKVRRKSKGDWEKTDHKGKGVSDI from the coding sequence ATGATTATCCAAATCTTAACCGGCTTCTTTGTTTTCTCAGCTTCAATAATCAGCCTCTACCTAATTCGTCACTACCTCTTCACAATCACGGTACTGCGCAGGGCAAAAAACAGCAAATCATCAGCCAATAAATCGACACTCTCGTTTCAACCCACTGTCACAGTGCTTATTCCCGCACACAACGAGGAAAAAGTGGTCAGCAAGCTGCTTCAGAACATGGCGCAATTAATTTATCCTAAAGAAAAACTCGACATTCTTCTAATAAATGACGGCTCAACCGACGACACAGGCATCATCGCTGACCAATACGCCAAAAAATACTCCTTCATTCGGGTGCTACATAGAAATGGCAAAGACAGCGCAAAAGGAAAAGCCGCAGCCATGAACGCTGGCCTAAAACAATCAAGCGGAGAAATCGTGCTCTGTTTCGACGCCGACTACCTTCCCCACCCCGACTTAGTAAGCCGCCTCGTAGAGAAATTTTCAGACCCAAAAGTAGGTGCAGTGCAGGGGCGCCCCGTCGTCTTAAATGAGCCACAAAACCTCGTAACCCGTTTAGTAACGTTGGAACGCATCGGCGGTTATCGAGTTGATGAGGAAGCGCGCGACGTTTTAGGGTTGGTGCCGCAGTTCGGTGGAACGGTAGGGGGGTTTAGACGTAGCGCCCTTGAAGGCTTTGGCGGATTTGATGAGTCCATGCTTACTGAGGATACCGATTTGACTTTCCATCTGTATCGAGAGGGCTACAAAATTCGTTACGTGGCGGACGCGGAATGTTATGAGGAAGCCGTGGATAGTTGGAGTGCGTATTGGCGGCAACGGCATCGGTGGGCAAAGGGTCACATGCAAGTCTGCTTCAAACATGCCTTCAAAGTTTTGTCAAGCAAAAAAATGAAGTTAAAAGAAAAAATCGACGGCATACTAATCTTACACATCTACTTCCTGCCGCTGCTGACAGTTTTGTCCTTTTTGATTGGCGGTTTACTAATTCTTAACGGTTCCCAAGTTACTGGGTTGTTGTGGTTTGTTGTGCCCATAGCGCTCTACAGTTTTGTAGGCAATTTTGCTCCCTTCTTTGAAGTTGGCATCGGCGCCTATTTGGATGAACGAAAACGTATCCAATGGTTAACGCCCTTTATGATTTTCTCCTTCTTCTATAACACCCTAATCTGCACCAAAGCCTTCCTTGACCTGCTATCCGACAAGGTCCGACGCAAGTCAAAGGGTGATTGGGAAAAAACAGACCATAAAGGAAAAGGAGTCAGTGATATTTGA